The region ATCTGCCGCGCCTTGGCCTTGATCCCGAGGACCGAGGCCCCCGGGGTGTCGTCGATGAGGATGATCGCATCATGGAGGCGTCCGGCAGCCTCGGCGATGAGGCCCCACTTGGCCGGGGGCAGGTACCCGGAGCGCAAGGAGTGCAGGTCCACCTGGGCCTCCGCACACAGGAGCCGCTCCAGAACCTGCTCTTTGGACATCTCCAGGGAGAAGATGCCCACCTTCTTCCGCTGGCGGATGGCGGCATCGCGGGCGATGCCCAGGGCGAGGGCGGTCTTGCCCGTGCCCGGCCGGCCGGCGATCACCACCAGGTCCGACCGATGAAGGCCGGATGTGTAGGCATCGAACTCCTCGAACCCGGTGGACAGCGCCGCCACCGGCCGCCGCTTGGGGTCTTTGTGGATCTCCTCGAGCATGTCGAGGTGGGCCTCGAGGAAGTCCCGGATCAGGTAGTACCGAGGGGCGGAGCGGCGCTCGGTGATGGTGAACACCATCTCCTCCGCCTGGTCGAGCGCCTGGTCCAGGGGAAGGTCCTCCTGGTAGCCGAGCTCGGCGATGCGCCCGGCGGCCTCGATCAGCCACCGGCGCAGGGCCTTGCCCTCCACGATGTCCAGGTAGTGGTCCACGGCGGCGGTGGTGGTCACCCGCGTGAGGAGCTCCGAGAGGTAGCTCCGGCCCCCCACCTTCTCCAGTTTCCCCCGCTCCTCGAGCCAGTTGGCCACCGCCACCCCGTCCGGCAATTGCCCGTGTTCAAACAGCTCTAGGATCGCCTTGCAGATCTCCTGGTGGGCACTAAAGTAGAAATGCCCAGGCTTGAGGCGGCTCACCAACTTGGGCACCACCTCTTCCGGCTCCAGCATGGCCGAGCCCAGCACCATCTGCTCGGCCTCTTGGTTTCGCGGGGTATGACGGACTTCCTCGTCCAGCACGTCGGCCACCGGACCATCATACCCCGGGGCCGCGGCCCCGCCAAACCTCCTGGAGCGCGTTGTGCCCGGTGAATTCGGGGGCTATACTTGGACGTATGCCACAAGTTCGAATGCGAAAGGGGGAGGGAGTTTGGCGGTCCTGACGATGAAGGAACTCTTGGAGTCGGGGGTCCACTTCGGGCACCGCACCCGCAAGTGGAACCCGAAGATGGCCCGGTACATCTACACCGAGCGTAAGGGCATCCACATCATCGACCTTGGGAAGACCCTGGAGCTCTTCGAGCGCGCGTACGATTTCGTGCGGGCTCAAGCCGCCCAGGGCAAAGGGATCCTGTTCGTGGGCACGAAACGCCAGGTCCAGCCGACCATCGAGGACGAGGCCCGTCGCTGCGGGGCCCACTACGTGAGCCGCCGCTGGCTCGGGGGGATCCTCACCAACTTCGAGGTGATCCGCCGCCGCGTCCTCCACATGCTCGAACTGGAGCGCAACTTCGCCGAGGGCAAGTACGAGCGGTTGCCCCTCAAGGAGCGCATCAAGTTGGAGAAGGAGCTCGCCCAGCTCCGGCGCAACCTGGACGGCCTCCGGGACATGGACCGCCTGCCGGGGGTGGTGTACGTGGTGGACCCCACGGTGGAGGCACACGCCGTGCGGGAGGCGAACATCCTCAAGATCCCCATCGTTGCCGTCTGCGATACGGACTCCGACCCGGACTTGATCGATTTTCCGATCCCGGGAAACGACGACGCCATCAAGTCCACCCGCCTCATCACCGCCCGCATCGCCGACGCTGTGATCGAGGGCCGGGAGGGGCTGCAAGTGACGGAGGCCCCGTCGGCCGAGGTACCCGTGGAGGGTACGATCGCCCCTGTGGCCTCGATCGTGGAGGCGCTGGACCTCGAGGACGAGGTCCGGCTGATGGAGATGTGGGAAGAGCTGACCGGGGAGGGAAAGGAGAGCTGATGGAGGAGGTCACCCTGGACCTGGTCAAGCGCCTCCGCGCCGAGACCGGGGTCGGGATCATGGACTGCAAGGCCGCGCTCGCCAAGGCCGGCGGCGACCTGGAGAAGGCCAAGCGCATCCTGCGCATGGAGGGGAAGGAGTTCCTTGTCCACCAGGGGCGGGAGGCCAAGGAAGGCCGGGTGGACGCGTACATCCACCATTCGGGGAAGGTGGGGGTGCTGGTGGAGGTGAACACCTCGACCGACTTTGCCGCCAACTCCGAGGCGTTCCGCGATGTTCTCCGCAACATCGCCATGCAGATCGCGGCCGCGAAGCCGCGGTGGGTGGCCCCGGAGGACGTGCCCCCCGAGGCCCTGGACGAGGAGCGGGAGGTGCTGCGCAAGCAGGCGGAGCGGGAGGGCAAGCCCCCGCACATCGTGGACAAGATCGTGGAGGGACGCCTCCAGAAGTTCTACGAGGAGAACTGCCTCCTCAAGCAGCCCTACGTGCGCGACCCGACGATGAAGGTCGAGGACCTCTTGGCCGACCTCGGGGCCAAGCTCGGGGAGCCCGTGATCGTGCGGCGGTTCGTGCGGTTTGAGGTGGGGGAGAGGTGAAAGCTCGCTGGCGGCGGGCCCTGTTGAAGCTGTCCGGGGAACTCCTGGCCGGACCGGGCGGCCCCCTCGACGCAGGGGGCCTTTCCTTTTACGCCCGGGAGATCGCGGCCGCGCGGGAGGCCGGGGTGGAGCTGGCGGTGGTGATGGGCGGGGGCAACGTGGCCCGGGGCTCGGCTTTGACGCACATTCCGGCCACCGCCGGCCACGCCATCGGGATGCTCGGGACCCTCATCAATGGGGTCGCCCTGCGCGAGGCCCTCCAAGCCGAGAACGTGCCCTGCGTGCTCATGTCGGCGCTGCCCTGCCCGGGGATGGCCGACCCGGTGGACCCGTGGCGGGCGGGTGCGGCGCTCGGCGCAGGCGAGGTGGTGCTGCTCGCTTGCGGAACGGGGAACCCGTTCGTGACCACGGACACGGCGGCAGTGATCCGGGCCTTGAGCCTGGGCGCCGAGGCCGTGCTCAAGGGGTCCAAGGTGGACGGGCTGTACGAATCGGATCCCATGCGCGACCCTTCCGCGCGTCCTGTATCCAGCCTGTCCCATCGCGAGTACCTGGCCCGGGGGCTCAAGGCGATGGACGCGGCGGCGGTGGCCATCGCCGGAGAACATGGGCTTCCGATCGTCGTGTTCCGGGCCGACCGGGAACGAGCACTGCTCGCCGCCCTGCGTGGGGAGACCGGATCCGTCATCGCCTGACCGGAGGCCACCATTTGGTCCCAAGGGGATTTGAACCCCTGTCTCCGGGATGAGAGCCCGGTATCCTGGGCCGCTAGACGATGGGACCTGATGGCCGATTATAGACGGCCACTTCCTTTCCTCGCAACCTCACGGCGCGAGCGCCACCTCCAGCCGGACCTCAACCCACTCGATGTCGTCGTTCTGGGCCGCGCCCAGGTTCTCCACGATGAGCTTGGTGAAGTACACGTCCCACGGGTTCCCGGCATCGTTGTCCCTGAGGAGGCCCCGCTAGATCAGGCCCGTGTCCCCCAGCTACGCATCGTTCCCCTCCTTGACCGTCCGCGGTCGATCAAAAGGCGAGGATCCAGCTGACGGTCAGGCCGAGATCCACCTCGGGGGTGGCCGGGTCGTCGGTCTGGTAGGAGATGCCCAGCGTGAGAGCGGGCAGCACGCGGAACGAACCGCGCACGGTGAGGCGGGTGAACCCGAAGGGCGCGCTGGCCCTGTCCGCCCAATACAGGCCGAAGTCCACGCTGTGTTGCCCGTACGCACCGCGGCCCTTCCACGTCACCCCCAACCGCACGTCCTCGTACGTCCCGGTCCCCG is a window of Candidatus Acetothermia bacterium DNA encoding:
- the dnaB gene encoding replicative DNA helicase; this translates as MADVLDEEVRHTPRNQEAEQMVLGSAMLEPEEVVPKLVSRLKPGHFYFSAHQEICKAILELFEHGQLPDGVAVANWLEERGKLEKVGGRSYLSELLTRVTTTAAVDHYLDIVEGKALRRWLIEAAGRIAELGYQEDLPLDQALDQAEEMVFTITERRSAPRYYLIRDFLEAHLDMLEEIHKDPKRRPVAALSTGFEEFDAYTSGLHRSDLVVIAGRPGTGKTALALGIARDAAIRQRKKVGIFSLEMSKEQVLERLLCAEAQVDLHSLRSGYLPPAKWGLIAEAAGRLHDAIILIDDTPGASVLGIKAKARQMTKEYDGLDLVVVDYLQLVEAGIRSDVREQQISHISRTLKGLARELQIPIIACSQLNRAVEHRGEGARPRLSDLRESGAIEQDADLVAFIHWPEFYAKEPRQGSAPMAETEIIIAKQRNGPTGAFRLLFHKSYASFYPPTREKEEVPF
- a CDS encoding elongation factor Ts, producing the protein MEEVTLDLVKRLRAETGVGIMDCKAALAKAGGDLEKAKRILRMEGKEFLVHQGREAKEGRVDAYIHHSGKVGVLVEVNTSTDFAANSEAFRDVLRNIAMQIAAAKPRWVAPEDVPPEALDEEREVLRKQAEREGKPPHIVDKIVEGRLQKFYEENCLLKQPYVRDPTMKVEDLLADLGAKLGEPVIVRRFVRFEVGER
- the pyrH gene encoding UMP kinase (Catalyzes the phosphorylation of UMP to UDP): MKARWRRALLKLSGELLAGPGGPLDAGGLSFYAREIAAAREAGVELAVVMGGGNVARGSALTHIPATAGHAIGMLGTLINGVALREALQAENVPCVLMSALPCPGMADPVDPWRAGAALGAGEVVLLACGTGNPFVTTDTAAVIRALSLGAEAVLKGSKVDGLYESDPMRDPSARPVSSLSHREYLARGLKAMDAAAVAIAGEHGLPIVVFRADRERALLAALRGETGSVIA